From Polaribacter butkevichii, a single genomic window includes:
- a CDS encoding SMEK domain-containing protein, giving the protein MNLASEQIIKEINRALAILTTNIKLDTHINLTDKAQIAEKIFGELFTIIFKSKFSRADIISLNHPSIDLISESTVFQISTDATPEKIRNTVRTFIEKEYNKKYNKLKFLFISSRNPIRTSGKTNFGDLPINIFNPKEDIYYSEKLSSQIQGLEDNEIKEIRNILWRELGLDNSRQPFRWIKALDLELSITNKEKTSENEFENNLIYYTNQEQKLIDNFVKEIDFENKNKFLITGHPSTGKTTVAFDIAKRVQADENKAYYPFYVKIKASDNLSFSNFYEDIEKIGINPAILIVDDIHLNFQLANELISRSEQYSNIIFLFVSRFISKELRKDLYSEIDDVFEILKDSKLSFEKFNSDEFYKEKLSGIIEKYKIYNQKEGNELKVGNPLKIIDLTKKNLFKLRLILKDWNESNLTLSDIDDSRLNQNLYSRFLNGLNPEEQKELMIYACLYSFEIPFSKSKQDDASEKDGLFFTEEFNDSLFMHSSFSDLLIDAYLSRNKIDFKQRYNNEKDRFIVSNIKTYIHLFLSKEFCDYPENIYQIFYNLGINKTQWIFSELQNDANSFQAIVSYFQKSDTANSEELKNILQLTKLFAKRNYEKLVTKLIVENERRAIVLKQGNNNLFTLSYAHYSIHPKNKALKNKLYEVFTDDELTDIILNANISKLTLAFKYLQNNHIRHRLISLISKDEWVDIFNKVPFKLLGNSLTEIKTIDSELAFYIYNNLDEEFISSRIGKTPFDNITKTLSEINVLGNQKAKFILDKIPQENLHKSIGFVPISQIGIGLSRLKKIDKAICEDIAENLNPELLYQKLVRSDLNDFGRVLVEINNISERLATQILLKIKEYNPLEERFNSTKIKGKEISHILESLHKIGDKEYGNHLIETAHSDIIYGRILSSSVSISSHIIKSVGYFNKSLAEKYIDEYFKTNLIEKLESKLILLTHLPNIFDGFSSVNFVKTQSFISSLDNYLFVKKGFAREVNLPGLANAFNVLKKYDGEKIDKIIINLNSHNIFKSKIIECTAEGFFSSVSILHKISPTATNSMIKIYQEKLKSGKKISIQFPQLCDALYRFGKIDKELAQNLLIDFKPLLIESYKNIGFRKLSSGLNTLGKLNIDYAQSLLRELSIEDLKNRIDNILNNENNINGALGEIKKVDEKIWKTLYEYANS; this is encoded by the coding sequence ATGAATCTTGCATCAGAACAAATCATAAAAGAAATAAATAGAGCTTTAGCAATATTAACAACAAACATAAAGCTTGACACTCACATAAATTTGACTGACAAAGCTCAAATTGCTGAAAAAATATTTGGGGAATTATTTACAATTATATTTAAATCAAAATTCTCTCGTGCAGACATAATATCGTTAAATCATCCGTCAATTGATTTAATTTCGGAAAGTACTGTATTTCAAATTTCAACAGATGCAACACCTGAAAAAATTAGAAACACGGTTAGAACTTTTATAGAAAAAGAGTACAACAAAAAATACAATAAACTCAAGTTTCTATTTATTTCATCGAGAAATCCTATTAGGACAAGTGGCAAAACTAACTTTGGAGACTTACCAATCAATATTTTCAATCCGAAAGAAGATATTTATTATTCTGAAAAATTAAGTAGTCAAATACAAGGGCTAGAGGACAATGAAATAAAGGAAATTAGAAATATTCTATGGAGAGAACTTGGTTTAGACAATAGCAGACAGCCATTCAGATGGATTAAAGCGTTAGACCTTGAGTTATCAATAACAAATAAAGAAAAAACGAGTGAAAATGAGTTTGAGAATAATCTAATCTATTACACAAATCAAGAACAAAAGCTAATAGACAATTTTGTAAAAGAGATTGATTTTGAAAACAAGAATAAATTTTTAATCACAGGTCATCCATCAACTGGTAAAACAACTGTTGCTTTTGATATTGCAAAGAGAGTACAAGCAGATGAAAATAAAGCATATTATCCTTTTTATGTAAAAATTAAGGCAAGTGACAACTTATCTTTTTCAAACTTTTATGAGGACATAGAAAAGATTGGTATAAATCCTGCTATTCTTATAGTTGATGATATTCACTTAAATTTTCAGCTAGCAAATGAATTAATTTCTAGAAGTGAACAATACTCAAATATCATTTTTCTTTTTGTTTCTCGTTTCATATCAAAAGAATTAAGGAAGGACTTATATTCAGAAATCGATGATGTTTTCGAGATATTAAAAGACTCAAAATTGTCATTTGAGAAATTCAATTCTGATGAATTTTATAAGGAAAAATTATCAGGGATAATTGAAAAATACAAAATCTACAATCAAAAAGAAGGAAATGAATTAAAGGTTGGAAACCCTTTAAAAATAATCGATTTAACAAAAAAGAATCTTTTCAAATTAAGACTAATCTTAAAGGATTGGAACGAGAGTAATTTAACTTTAAGTGATATTGATGATAGTCGATTAAATCAAAATCTTTATTCACGTTTTCTTAATGGTTTAAATCCAGAAGAGCAAAAAGAATTAATGATTTATGCTTGTTTGTATTCTTTTGAGATACCTTTTTCCAAGTCAAAACAAGATGATGCTTCAGAAAAAGATGGTTTGTTTTTCACAGAGGAGTTTAACGATTCTCTTTTTATGCATTCGAGCTTTTCTGACTTACTTATTGATGCATATCTTTCTCGTAATAAAATCGACTTTAAACAGCGATATAATAACGAAAAAGATAGATTTATTGTTTCAAACATTAAAACTTACATACATCTTTTCTTATCTAAAGAGTTTTGTGATTATCCCGAAAACATATATCAGATATTTTACAACTTGGGTATTAACAAAACACAATGGATTTTTAGTGAATTACAAAATGACGCGAATAGCTTTCAAGCAATTGTGAGTTATTTCCAAAAATCTGACACAGCAAATTCAGAAGAACTAAAAAACATACTTCAATTAACTAAACTGTTCGCAAAAAGAAATTATGAGAAATTAGTAACTAAACTAATTGTTGAAAATGAAAGACGTGCGATTGTCTTAAAACAAGGAAATAACAACCTATTTACTTTATCTTATGCCCACTACTCTATTCATCCTAAAAATAAGGCTTTAAAAAATAAACTTTATGAAGTCTTTACAGATGATGAGTTAACAGATATTATTCTAAATGCTAATATAAGTAAGCTTACTTTGGCATTTAAATATCTTCAAAATAATCACATTCGACATCGATTAATTTCACTCATATCAAAAGACGAATGGGTAGATATTTTTAATAAAGTACCTTTCAAACTTTTAGGGAATTCGTTAACTGAAATAAAGACCATTGACTCTGAACTTGCTTTTTACATTTACAATAATCTTGACGAAGAATTTATATCTTCAAGAATTGGAAAAACACCTTTTGACAATATTACAAAAACATTAAGTGAAATTAATGTTCTCGGAAATCAGAAGGCTAAATTCATTTTAGACAAAATTCCGCAAGAAAATCTTCACAAGTCAATTGGTTTTGTGCCTATTTCTCAAATTGGCATTGGTTTATCAAGACTAAAAAAAATTGACAAAGCAATATGTGAGGATATTGCCGAAAACTTAAATCCAGAATTGTTATACCAAAAATTAGTTAGAAGTGATTTAAATGATTTTGGAAGAGTTTTGGTCGAAATAAACAACATAAGCGAAAGGCTTGCAACTCAGATTCTTTTAAAGATAAAAGAGTATAATCCATTAGAAGAAAGATTTAACTCAACAAAAATAAAAGGAAAGGAAATTTCTCATATACTCGAATCTTTGCATAAAATTGGAGACAAAGAATATGGTAATCATTTAATTGAGACAGCTCATTCAGACATCATATATGGTAGAATATTGAGTTCAAGTGTTTCTATATCATCACATATAATAAAGTCAGTTGGTTACTTTAATAAAAGTCTTGCCGAAAAATATATAGATGAGTACTTTAAAACTAACTTAATAGAAAAACTTGAATCTAAACTAATTCTATTAACTCACTTACCAAATATATTTGACGGATTTAGTTCAGTCAATTTTGTTAAAACTCAGTCATTCATTTCAAGTTTAGACAATTATTTATTTGTTAAAAAAGGATTCGCTCGTGAAGTAAATCTTCCAGGACTTGCAAACGCATTTAATGTTTTGAAAAAATATGACGGAGAGAAAATAGATAAAATCATTATAAATCTAAATTCACATAACATTTTTAAAAGCAAAATAATAGAATGTACTGCTGAAGGCTTCTTTAGTTCAGTTTCGATTTTACATAAAATAAGCCCAACTGCAACGAATTCAATGATAAAAATCTATCAAGAAAAACTTAAATCGGGAAAAAAGATTTCAATACAATTTCCTCAATTATGTGATGCTCTTTATCGTTTCGGAAAGATAGATAAGGAACTAGCTCAAAATTTACTAATCGACTTCAAGCCACTATTGATTGAATCCTACAAAAATATTGGATTTAGAAAATTATCATCTGGTTTAAACACACTTGGTAAACTCAATATAGATTACGCACAAAGTTTACTTCGTGAATTATCAATTGAAGATTTGAAAAATAGAATAGATAATATTTTAAATAATGAGAATAATATAAATGGAGCATTAGGCGAAATAAAGAAAGTAGATGAGAAGATATGGAAAACCTTGTACGAATATGCCAATTCTTAA
- a CDS encoding winged helix-turn-helix transcriptional regulator: MNLIGTKWKPLVLFHLLEGGLRSGVLQKHIIGISNKMFTQTVRELEKDGLISRKIYPVVPPKVEYTLTERGQSLETILRSLDAWGLKDIAE; this comes from the coding sequence ATGAATTTAATAGGTACCAAGTGGAAACCTTTGGTCTTATTTCATTTATTAGAAGGTGGTTTGCGTTCTGGAGTGTTGCAAAAACACATAATAGGTATTTCTAACAAAATGTTTACACAAACGGTAAGAGAGTTAGAAAAAGACGGACTAATTTCTAGGAAAATATATCCTGTTGTACCGCCAAAAGTAGAGTATACGCTAACAGAAAGAGGGCAATCTTTAGAAACAATTCTAAGAAGCTTAGATGCTTGGGGATTAAAAGATATTGCAGAATAA
- a CDS encoding VOC family protein, translating into MKTNKEYPKSFSHIGLTVPNINEAVKFYSEVMGWYIIMEPSTVKKETETAIGKMCIDVFGEDWTEFEIAHLSTSDGIGVELFCFPNGIKEAPEFSPFNTGLFHFCIQDPNIEELVDKIVANGGKQRMPIREYYPKDKPFKMCYVEDPFGIVFEVYTHSYELTYSSGAYAK; encoded by the coding sequence ATGAAAACAAATAAAGAATATCCTAAATCATTCTCACATATTGGTCTTACCGTTCCTAATATTAATGAGGCTGTAAAATTCTATTCGGAAGTAATGGGTTGGTACATTATAATGGAACCTTCTACTGTTAAAAAAGAAACAGAAACTGCCATTGGTAAAATGTGTATTGATGTTTTTGGTGAAGATTGGACCGAATTTGAAATTGCACATTTATCTACTTCAGATGGTATTGGTGTTGAGTTATTTTGTTTTCCGAACGGAATTAAAGAAGCGCCAGAATTTAGTCCTTTTAATACAGGTCTTTTTCATTTTTGCATTCAAGATCCTAATATAGAAGAATTGGTCGATAAAATTGTTGCTAACGGAGGAAAACAAAGAATGCCAATTAGAGAGTATTATCCAAAAGACAAGCCATTTAAAATGTGTTATGTAGAAGATCCTTTTGGGATTGTCTTTGAAGTGTACACACATAGTTACGAGTTAACCTATTCTTCTGGTGCTTATGCGAAGTAA
- a CDS encoding B12-binding domain-containing radical SAM protein has translation MSINTLLITPPFTQLNTAYPATAYIKGFLDAKEVQTTQMDLSIELFTAVFTKEFIDAIFKQAEMLGGKELPLVWNQKEEYINKVDSVMNYLRVQEVTAAYQIVHKDYLPHGHRRIKLDKDLSTEFGKLGILDKAKHIATLFVEELGDFINQNVDEFFSFTRYAEQIGRAASSFDELDECLQFETTLIEDEMLYLLDEKLQEDNYDLICFTVPFPGNLFSALRCAQFIKKNYPTVKIGMGGGYCNTELRRLSDPRIFDFVDFITLDDGEGPLLRITEFLDGKIGEEQLERTYICRNNEVVYANKLPNTIFHHKNLPAPSYIGLPTEKYLSFLDVMNPMHRMWSDGKWNKLTISHGCYWKKCSFCDVNLDYISNYQNTTADDLVDKIEKIISETGITGFHFVDEAAPPKMLRALANKLLERKVYITWWTNIRFEKTFTPELCALLSKSGCIAVTGGLEVASDRLLEKMKKGVDIGQVARVTKAFADENIMVHAYLMFGFPTETAQETIDSLEVVRQLFYNNCIQSAFWHQFACTSHSPVGKNPDEFEINIIGPEFKGFAENDLYHEDPTGAAHHLYSQGLNTALNNYLNHKGFEIPLHKYFDFKVPRVTVNSTMIEKCLKE, from the coding sequence ATGTCTATAAACACACTTTTAATAACACCACCATTTACACAGTTAAATACTGCGTATCCTGCAACCGCTTACATTAAAGGATTTTTAGATGCTAAAGAGGTACAAACAACACAGATGGATTTAAGTATCGAGTTGTTTACCGCAGTGTTTACCAAAGAATTTATAGATGCCATTTTTAAACAAGCAGAAATGCTGGGTGGTAAAGAATTGCCTTTGGTTTGGAATCAAAAGGAAGAGTACATCAATAAAGTAGACTCTGTAATGAATTATTTGCGTGTGCAAGAAGTTACGGCAGCGTATCAAATTGTACATAAAGATTATTTGCCACACGGACACCGACGCATAAAATTAGACAAAGATTTAAGTACCGAGTTTGGCAAATTAGGAATCTTAGACAAAGCCAAACACATTGCTACGTTGTTTGTAGAAGAATTAGGCGATTTTATCAACCAAAATGTAGACGAGTTTTTCTCATTTACACGCTATGCAGAACAAATTGGTAGAGCAGCCTCTAGTTTCGATGAGTTAGACGAATGTTTACAGTTTGAAACTACGCTGATAGAAGATGAAATGTTGTATTTGTTAGACGAAAAATTACAAGAAGACAATTACGATTTAATCTGTTTTACAGTTCCTTTTCCTGGTAACTTATTTTCTGCGTTGCGATGCGCTCAGTTTATCAAAAAAAACTATCCAACCGTTAAAATCGGAATGGGTGGCGGTTATTGCAACACCGAATTAAGACGTTTGTCGGATCCTAGAATTTTCGATTTTGTAGATTTCATCACCTTAGATGATGGCGAAGGTCCGTTGTTAAGAATTACCGAATTTTTAGACGGAAAAATAGGCGAGGAGCAACTAGAAAGAACCTATATCTGTAGAAATAACGAGGTTGTGTATGCAAATAAATTGCCCAACACTATTTTTCATCATAAAAACTTACCAGCACCAAGTTATATAGGTTTGCCAACGGAAAAATATTTGTCTTTTCTAGATGTCATGAATCCGATGCACAGAATGTGGTCTGACGGAAAGTGGAATAAACTCACCATTTCTCACGGTTGTTACTGGAAAAAATGTTCTTTTTGTGATGTAAATCTAGATTATATCAGCAATTACCAAAACACCACCGCCGATGATTTGGTAGATAAAATTGAAAAAATAATCTCAGAAACCGGAATTACAGGTTTCCATTTTGTAGACGAAGCTGCGCCACCAAAAATGTTAAGAGCCTTGGCAAACAAGTTGCTAGAACGCAAAGTATACATTACTTGGTGGACCAACATCCGTTTCGAAAAAACCTTTACACCAGAACTGTGTGCATTATTATCTAAATCGGGTTGTATTGCAGTTACTGGCGGTTTAGAAGTAGCGTCGGACAGGTTGTTGGAAAAAATGAAAAAAGGCGTAGATATTGGTCAGGTTGCTCGCGTTACCAAAGCCTTTGCTGACGAAAACATTATGGTGCATGCCTATTTAATGTTTGGTTTTCCTACAGAAACGGCACAAGAAACCATCGATTCTTTAGAAGTTGTACGTCAGTTATTTTACAACAATTGTATTCAGTCTGCTTTTTGGCATCAATTTGCGTGTACAAGCCACAGTCCGGTTGGTAAAAACCCAGACGAATTTGAGATTAACATTATTGGTCCAGAATTTAAAGGATTTGCCGAGAACGATTTGTATCACGAAGATCCAACAGGAGCAGCCCATCACTTATATAGCCAAGGATTAAATACCGCTTTAAACAATTACTTGAATCACAAAGGCTTTGAAATTCCGTTGCACAAATATTTCGATTTTAAGGTTCCTAGAGTTACTGTTAATAGCACTATGATTGAAAAATGCTTGAAAGAGTAG
- a CDS encoding GIY-YIG nuclease family protein, with product MKKYHIYFLTNKNNTVLYIGVTSNLLKRIYQHKTKEYKGFTAKYNCAKLVYFEEYDDINSAIAREKQLKAGNRKRKNEIVNLENPNWNDLSDGWLFQF from the coding sequence ATGAAAAAGTACCACATTTACTTTTTAACCAATAAAAATAATACTGTTTTATATATTGGAGTCACTAGTAATTTATTAAAAAGAATTTATCAGCATAAAACGAAAGAGTATAAAGGTTTTACAGCAAAATACAATTGTGCTAAATTAGTGTATTTTGAAGAATACGATGATATAAATTCTGCTATAGCAAGAGAAAAACAATTAAAAGCTGGAAATAGAAAACGTAAAAATGAAATAGTAAATTTAGAAAATCCTAATTGGAATGATTTGTCTGATGGTTGGTTATTTCAGTTTTAA